The following are encoded in a window of Acropora muricata isolate sample 2 unplaced genomic scaffold, ASM3666990v1 scaffold_755, whole genome shotgun sequence genomic DNA:
- the LOC136908023 gene encoding uncharacterized protein produces the protein MAEDVLPKLEIVLKKPEAMETKLDNLEGYVKNVDAKVSALTMKVETLEVTTRNAMKSIEELDRGLAFLNNEVEELKKLEKDCTALRQEALYMGVYQRRENLRFYGIEEDPEGAGDTRQVLIDFLQSELGIEDASDIEFQRVHRIGPFNQQGSKPRQIIARFLRYPDREKVMSNARILKGKHFGISADLPKEIVDRRKKLLPKFFAAKKAGKAAYFRRAEPDKLFIDGRLFST, from the coding sequence ATGGCGGAAGACGTGCTGCCTAAACTTGAAATTGTTCTGAAAAAACCGGAGGCAATGGAAACAAAACTCGACAATCTTGAAGGCTATGTCAAAAACGTGGACGCTAAAGTGAGCGCGCTAACTATGAAAGTGGAAACTCTGGAGGTGACAACAAGAAATGCAATGAAGTCTATCGAAGAGCTTGACAGAGGATTGGCATTCCTGAACAACGAGGTCGAGGAGCTAAAGAAATTGGAGAaagactgcactgctctcagacaAGAAGCTCTCTATATGGGAGTTTACCAAAGGAGGGAAAACCTTCGTTTCTATGGTATTGAAGAAGACCCTGAGGGCGCAGGAGACACGCGGCAAGTGTTGATAGATTTCTTGCAATCAGAGCTTGGCATCGAGGATGCTAGCGATATAGAATTCCAGAGAGTTCACAGAATTGGTCCCTTTAACCAACAAGGGTCCAAACCTAGACAGATCATTGCACGTTTTCTCCGCTATCCGGATCGTGAGaaagtcatgagcaacgctaggATTTTGAAAGGTAAACATTTTGGAATATCTGCTGATTTgccaaaagaaattgttgatcGAAGAAAGAAGCTGCTGCCAAAGTTTTTTGCGGCAAAGAAGGCGGGCAAGGCGGCCTATTTTAGGAGAGCTGAGCCTGATAAATTGTTTATCGACGGCAGATTATTTTCGACCTAG